From one Macaca nemestrina isolate mMacNem1 chromosome 5, mMacNem.hap1, whole genome shotgun sequence genomic stretch:
- the LOC139363197 gene encoding endogenous retrovirus group K member 19 Rec protein-like gives MNPLEMQRKVLPRRQKHHNRASSTHKMSKMVMSEEQMKLPSIKKAEPPTWAQLKKLTQLAKKRLENTKVTQTPENMLLAALILSTVSAGVPSSSEETVTIENGP, from the exons ATGAACCCATTGGAGATGCAAAGAAAAGTGCTGCCACGGAGACAGAAACACCACAATCGAGCATCATCGACTCACAAGATGAGCAAAATGGTGATGTCAGAAGAACAAATGAAATTGCCATCCATCAAGAAGGCGGAGCCGCCAACTTGGGCACAATTAAAGAAGCTGACACAGTTAGCTAAAAAACGCCTAGAGAACACAAAGGTGACACAAACTCCAGAGAATATGCTGCTTGCAGCTTTGATTTTATCAACGGTG TCTGCAGGTGTACCCAGCAGCTCCGAAGAGACAGTGACCATCGAGAACGGGCCATGA